The nucleotide sequence TACGACTTTGGCGGGAAGGAGGCAAGGCACGGGTGCCAGAGACTCCTGTTCGATAATGTGTTGAGATTGACTAATTTCGCTCCAGTGATCTGCTACAGGCCAGATGCGACTGGGCGGACCTTACCCGGCGACCATCAGATACAGACGATGGTGCCGCGAAAGATCACCGGCCATGCCTAGCGTATAACTCCACTACTGGTCAACTGGCTACCAAGCCAATTCACTGCTTTATCGAAGTCAGGAACCGGCTTGCTATGGTCGACGTATTTGTCGTCAGCCATGCTTCGTGAGGCCGAATGACCCAGAAAATGGTCACGCCACTCTCGATGCTCGGAGTGGTGATAGAGTTTCGTCGCAGAGGTTTTCCGGAATGCTTTCAAGGCTCCCCGGATCTTCACAGGGGATTCGGAGCGGGTTCTCAGCTTGTTGACGAGTCGGTTCCAGTGGCTCTTAATGTTGTCGATCTTCTTGACCTTTCCATCTTTCCCAATCTCGCTCACCACCAGTTGCCCACCCTTGCGGTTGACCAAAGCCCATTCCTTGTCCTTCGATCTGAATTGCTTTAGCAGTTTGAACGTTTCCGGCCACAATTGGTAAACGACCATCGGAACGCTTCCTGCGTGATGCTTCGATGTTTTGGATCGTTGACGCGTGACGTAGCCATTTTCCCAGTCGATCTCGCTTTGTTTTAGATTGGCGATGTCGGTCTGCTGAAATCCGCAGTTCAGCATCAGGAGCATGTAAAGCCGCATTCGATCGTCGGCCTCTCCGAAAAGGATTGCTAGTTCTTCATCGGGAAAAATGACGACCTCCGGTGTGCCTGCACTGAATGACAATTCACGCGTGCCGAGCACGCTTGGCCGGACAATGACATCCCGTGTGGCAAGCCATCCGACGAATTGCTTGACACCTTGCAATCGCAGACGAGCCGTCGTTTCATTGAACTTGATCGACTTGTCCTCAACGCGGGCTTTCAAGGCGTCGTAATATCGATACAGGAACTCGCCGTCGATTGTTGCGACCGCTTGGTCGCAATCTACGAGTTCTGCCAACAGATCCAATGAGCGACGAATTGGATCGTATCGCGTCGGCTGAATTTTTCCCTTTTCGACGTCTTCGCGTTTGGCAGCTAAGAAGCGATCGATGTACCCGGCGATCGATTTTTCACGCGGGCATCGTTCTTTCAGCTTTGAGTGCTTAACGTAAACGTTCTTCGGTTCGAACAAGAAAGAGACTTGCTTTTCATCGTACCGGAGTCGCTGATCGATGAAGTCTTTGACGATCTCAATTTGCATTTGGACGTATTCCAGTTTGTCTCGGACACGAGCGGCTTTGGCTAAATCGCCGTCATCGTGTGTTCCGCCGCTTTCACGCACCCCGTTATCCCAGCGAACGTTAGCGTCATCTCGTTTCGCAAGAGCCAGTTCGTCCTCCTGCAAGTCGCTTAAAAGTTCCTCCCACTTCTTTTGGTCTTTAGCGTATGGCTGGGCTTCCGCATCGATTGCGATTTTCTTTTGTTTCCACTCGTCGAGGCATCGGCGGTAGGAGTCCTGCACTGTTTCGCCGTCGAGGATGCGGAAGTGGTATTCATT is from Crateriforma conspicua and encodes:
- a CDS encoding tyrosine-type recombinase/integrase, coding for MSQSTKANRRPRRVENKKYPGLTYVYRSSQKPFWRKRYRGNEYHFRILDGETVQDSYRRCLDEWKQKKIAIDAEAQPYAKDQKKWEELLSDLQEDELALAKRDDANVRWDNGVRESGGTHDDGDLAKAARVRDKLEYVQMQIEIVKDFIDQRLRYDEKQVSFLFEPKNVYVKHSKLKERCPREKSIAGYIDRFLAAKREDVEKGKIQPTRYDPIRRSLDLLAELVDCDQAVATIDGEFLYRYYDALKARVEDKSIKFNETTARLRLQGVKQFVGWLATRDVIVRPSVLGTRELSFSAGTPEVVIFPDEELAILFGEADDRMRLYMLLMLNCGFQQTDIANLKQSEIDWENGYVTRQRSKTSKHHAGSVPMVVYQLWPETFKLLKQFRSKDKEWALVNRKGGQLVVSEIGKDGKVKKIDNIKSHWNRLVNKLRTRSESPVKIRGALKAFRKTSATKLYHHSEHREWRDHFLGHSASRSMADDKYVDHSKPVPDFDKAVNWLGSQLTSSGVIR